Proteins from one Escherichia coli genomic window:
- the ilvX gene encoding peptide IlvX: MNNSTKFCFSRFRTGN; encoded by the coding sequence ATGAATAACAGCACAAAATTCTGTTTCTCAAGATTCAGGACGGGGAACTAA
- the ilvL gene encoding ilv operon leader peptide: MTALLRVISLVVISVVVIIIPPCGAALGRGKA, from the coding sequence ATGACAGCCCTTCTACGAGTGATTAGCCTGGTCGTGATTAGCGTGGTGGTGATTATTATCCCACCGTGCGGGGCTGCACTTGGACGAGGAAAGGCTTAG
- the yifB gene encoding YifB family Mg chelatase-like AAA ATPase, with the protein MSLSIVHTRAALGVNAPPITVEVHISKGLPGLTMVGLPETTVKEARDRVRSAIINSGYEYPAKKITINLAPADLPKEGGRYDLPIAIALLAASEQLTANKLDEYELVGELALTGALRGVPGAISSATEAIKSGRKIIVAKDNEDEVGLINGEGCLIADHLQAVCAFLEGKHALERPKPTDAVSRALQHDLSDVVGQEQGKRGLEITAAGGHNLLLIGPPGTGKTMLASRINGLLPDLSNEEALESAAILSLVNAESVKKQWRQRPFRSPHHSASLTAMVGGGAIPGPGEISLAHNGVLFLDELPEFERRTLDALREPIESGQIHLSRTRAKITYPARFQLVAAMNPSPTGHYQGNHNRCTPEQTLRYLNRLSGPFLDRFDLSLEIPLPPPGILSKTVVPGESSATIKQCVMAARERQFKRQNKLNAWLDSPEIRQFCKLESEDAQWLEETLIHLGLSIRAWQRLLKVARTIADIDQSDIITRQHLQEAVSYRAIDRLLIHLQKLLT; encoded by the coding sequence ATGTCACTGTCAATTGTTCATACCCGCGCAGCCCTGGGAGTAAATGCGCCCCCAATCACTGTTGAGGTACATATCAGTAAAGGTCTACCCGGCTTAACGATGGTGGGCTTACCAGAAACAACGGTAAAAGAAGCTCGCGATCGCGTGCGCAGCGCCATTATCAATAGCGGATATGAATATCCGGCGAAAAAAATCACCATCAACCTTGCTCCAGCCGATCTGCCGAAAGAAGGGGGACGATATGATTTACCTATCGCCATTGCGTTGCTGGCGGCCTCAGAACAGCTTACAGCCAATAAGTTAGATGAATATGAATTAGTCGGAGAACTGGCGCTTACAGGCGCTCTACGTGGCGTTCCCGGCGCAATCTCCAGTGCAACTGAAGCCATTAAGTCGGGCAGAAAAATTATCGTCGCGAAAGATAACGAAGATGAAGTGGGGCTAATTAACGGTGAAGGATGCCTGATAGCCGATCATCTGCAGGCTGTCTGTGCGTTTCTGGAAGGTAAGCACGCTCTCGAACGCCCGAAACCAACTGATGCAGTATCCCGGGCGCTACAACATGATCTCAGTGATGTTGTCGGTCAGGAGCAAGGAAAGCGAGGACTGGAAATTACCGCCGCTGGCGGACACAACCTTTTACTGATTGGACCGCCGGGAACAGGTAAAACAATGCTCGCCAGCCGTATTAATGGCCTGTTGCCAGATTTAAGCAATGAAGAGGCACTGGAGAGCGCTGCGATATTAAGTCTGGTAAATGCTGAATCAGTAAAAAAACAATGGCGGCAGCGCCCGTTCCGCTCACCGCATCACAGTGCGTCGTTAACTGCGATGGTGGGCGGTGGTGCAATTCCAGGGCCTGGTGAAATTTCGCTGGCGCATAACGGCGTGCTTTTTCTTGATGAGCTACCTGAATTTGAACGGCGTACACTGGATGCCTTGCGAGAGCCGATTGAATCCGGGCAGATCCATCTTTCACGCACGCGAGCAAAAATAACCTATCCAGCCCGTTTCCAGCTTGTCGCGGCGATGAATCCCAGCCCTACCGGACATTATCAGGGAAACCATAACCGCTGCACACCAGAGCAAACGCTGCGTTATCTCAACCGACTCTCTGGTCCCTTTCTCGACCGCTTCGATCTCTCACTGGAGATCCCATTACCGCCACCCGGCATTTTGAGTAAAACGGTAGTGCCGGGAGAAAGCAGCGCCACCATTAAACAATGCGTAATGGCCGCCAGAGAGCGCCAATTTAAGCGGCAGAATAAACTGAATGCCTGGCTGGATAGTCCGGAAATACGCCAATTCTGCAAGCTTGAGAGCGAAGATGCGCAGTGGCTGGAAGAAACGCTGATCCATCTGGGGTTATCGATTCGTGCCTGGCAGCGGTTACTGAAAGTTGCACGAACCATTGCTGATATTGATCAGTCCGACATTATCACACGTCAGCATTTGCAGGAGGCAGTTAGCTATCGTGCCATTGACCGTTTGCTCATCCATCTGCAAAAACTACTGACATAA
- the maoP gene encoding macrodomain Ori organization protein MaoP: protein MAESFTTTNRYFDNKHYPRGFSRHGDFTIKEAQLLERHGYAFNELDLGKREPVTEEEKLFVAVCRGEREPVTEAERVWSKYMTRIKRPKRFHTLSGGKPQVEGAEDYTDSDD, encoded by the coding sequence ATGGCGGAAAGCTTTACGACGACTAATCGATATTTCGACAATAAACATTATCCACGTGGATTCTCTCGTCATGGTGATTTCACCATCAAAGAGGCACAACTGCTTGAGCGTCATGGTTATGCCTTCAATGAGCTGGATCTCGGCAAACGCGAGCCGGTTACCGAGGAAGAGAAACTCTTCGTAGCAGTATGCCGTGGCGAACGTGAGCCAGTGACAGAAGCAGAACGCGTGTGGTCCAAGTATATGACGCGTATCAAGCGTCCAAAACGTTTTCACACCCTTTCCGGCGGTAAACCGCAGGTTGAAGGTGCTGAAGACTACACCGATTCTGACGATTAA
- the hdfR gene encoding HTH-type transcriptional regulator HdfR, translated as MDTELLKTFLEVSRTRHFGRAAESLYLTQSAVSFRIRQLENQLGVNLFTRHRNNIRLTAAGEKLLPYAETLMSTWQAARKEVAHTSRHNEFSIGASASLWECMLNQWLGRLYQNQDAHTGLQFEARIAQRQSLVKQLHERQLDLLITTEAPKMDEFSSQLLGYFTLALYTSAPSKLKGDLNYLRLEWGPDFQQHEAGLIGADEVPILTTSSAELAQQQIAMLNGCTWLPVSWARKKGGLHTVVDSTTLSRPLYAIWLQNSDKNALIRDLLKINVLDEVY; from the coding sequence GTGGATACGGAATTGTTAAAAACTTTCCTGGAAGTTAGCCGAACGCGTCACTTTGGTCGAGCAGCTGAATCGCTCTATCTGACCCAGTCAGCAGTGAGCTTTCGAATCAGACAACTGGAAAATCAACTGGGTGTGAACCTTTTCACCCGCCACAGAAACAATATCCGTTTAACCGCTGCCGGTGAAAAACTACTGCCTTACGCAGAAACGCTCATGAGCACCTGGCAGGCCGCCCGTAAGGAGGTGGCGCATACCTCACGACATAACGAGTTTTCTATCGGTGCCAGCGCCTCGTTGTGGGAATGTATGCTTAATCAGTGGCTGGGACGCTTGTATCAAAATCAGGATGCCCATACAGGTTTACAGTTCGAAGCGCGAATTGCCCAACGGCAGTCTCTGGTAAAACAGCTGCATGAACGCCAGCTTGATCTTCTTATTACTACTGAAGCACCCAAAATGGACGAATTTAGCAGTCAGTTGTTGGGGTATTTCACTTTAGCGCTTTATACCAGTGCCCCTTCTAAACTAAAGGGAGATCTAAACTATCTGCGATTAGAGTGGGGGCCAGATTTTCAACAGCATGAGGCAGGTTTGATCGGTGCTGACGAAGTTCCCATTCTGACAACGAGTTCAGCTGAACTGGCACAGCAACAGATTGCGATGCTTAATGGTTGCACCTGGCTACCAGTCAGCTGGGCGCGTAAAAAAGGCGGTCTGCATACCGTTGTCGATAGCACAACACTTTCACGGCCGCTTTATGCTATATGGCTGCAAAATAGCGATAAAAATGCGTTGATTCGTGATCTATTGAAAATTAACGTGCTGGATGAAGTGTATTAA